The nucleotide sequence GTTATTTATCAAGTTTGCTTTATGAATTCTGGCGAATGATTTAGCAAATACAGCTTTTATACCCAGGTATAATGGTGCTAACGCTGCATGTTCTCTGCTCGAACCCTGTCCATAATTACTCCCTGCAACTATAAAACCGCCATTATTTTCTTTTGCCTTTTTAGGAAAATCCTTATCACATGGTGTCAAACAATATTCAGATAAATACGGGATATTGGACCTATATGGCAAAAGCTTAGCATTAGATGGCATTATATGATCAGTAGTTATATTATCTAAAACCTTGGTTAAAACCTTGCCTACTACAATCTCAGATAAAGGTTTTGCCTTTGGAAATGACTTTATATTAGGCCCTCTAACAACCTTAACTTTATCTGGATCATCTGAAGGTGCAACTATCATATTATCATTTAATAAGAATTCCTCCGGAACTTTTATTTGAGCATCACATCCAAGTTCTCTAGGATCTGTTATATGACCTGTCAGTGCAGAAGCTGCCGCAACTTCAGGGCTCACTATATACACCTGTGCCGAAACCGTTCCTGATCTTCCCTCAAAATTTCTATTAAATGTCCTAAGAGATACCGCATCAGTTGAAGGCGATTGTCCCATTCCAATACATGGTCCGCATGCACATTCAAGTACTCTGGCTCCAGCTGCTACCATACTTGAAAGTGCACCATTTTGAGCCATCATGTTCAGAACCTGCCTTGAACCAGGTGAGATGACCAAAGATACATTTTCAGCTACAGTCTTACCTTCAAGTATTTTAGATACCTTCATCATATCAACATATGATGAATTGGTACAGCTTCCTATGCAAACCTGATTTACCTTAATATTTTTAAGCTCAGATACAGGTACAACATTATCAGGGCTATGAGGGCATGCTGCTAAAGGTTCAAGCTCAGACAAGTCTATTTCTATTTCTTCATCATAAGTTGCATCACAATCTGCTTTTATTTCAACAAAATCTTTTTCTCTCCCTTGAGCCTTTAAAAATGCATGAGTAACCTCATCGCTTGGAAATATTGATGTCGTTGCTCCAAGTTCTGCCCCCATATTAGCAATAGTTGCTCTCTGAGGCACAGTTAAAGTTTTAAGGCCATCTCCTGTATATTCAAATATCTTTCCAACTCCACCTTTTACTGTCAATCTCCTTAAAATTTCAAGGATTATATCTTTTGCTGCAACCCAAGGTACAAGACCTCCTTTTAAATTTACTTTTACAATTTCAGGCATATTTATATAATACTCTCCGCCTCCCATTGCCACAGCAACATCAAGTCCACCTGCTCCAATTGCAAGCATTCCTATTCCGCCGCCTGTAGGTGTATGGCTGTCAGAGCCAAGTAATGTATCACCTGGTATTCCGAATCTTTCAAGATTTACCTGATGGCATATACCATTTCCCGGTCTTGAAAAATATATGCCATGCTTTTTTGCAACAGTTTGAATGTAAAGGTGGTCATCTGCATTTTCTGGTCCTGATTGGAGTATATTATGATCTACATAAGCAACTGATTTTTTAGTCTTAACTTTATCTATTCCAAGTGCTTCAAATTGAAGATATGCCATGGTACCAGTTGAATCCTGTGTCAAAGTTCTATCTATTCTTATAGCAATTTCACTCCCCTTGACCATCTTTCCTTTCACAAGGTGTTTTTTTATTATCTTTTGTGCAATATTAAGTCCCATTATAGTACTACCTCCATTTAAATATATTTAACTCGCTCTAGTGTTATTTTTTTCTATAATCTCGGGCATAAGCTTTTCCACTAACAACTCTAACTCATTATTTCCTATTATTGTCGTCCTGCCATCAACATACTGCTGATCAACCCATTCCTTTATAACTTCAATCCTAGGATCCTTCTTATCAATCTTTTCCTCACCTTTTAATCTGTAATATGTGTCTATCCATGCAGCTATTCCAGCAAGTCCTGAATATTGATTTACAGCCACAACTACAGGCCTGCCAAGTATCTTATCCGTATCAAATATATTGTAAATTTCCTCATCCTTTAATATGCCGTCTGCATGTATACCAGCTCTTGTCACATTAAACTGCCTGCCAACAAAAGGAGTTCTAGGAGGTATATCATATTTTATCTCATTTTTAAAATATTGAGCTATTTCAGTTATAACATGTAAATTCATGTTTTTCGTTATTCCTTTTAATTGCCCATATTCAAATATCATAGATTCTAGTGGACAATTGCCAGTTCTTTCACCAATTCCCAAAAGTGATGTATTTATAGCAGATGCGCCATACAGCCAAGCTGTAGTAGAATTAGTAACAACTGCATTAAAGTCATTATGGCCATGCCATTCTATCATTTCTGAAGGAACTCCACAGTTCACTTTAAGACCATGTATCAATCCCTGAACACTTCTTGGAAGTGATGCGCCTGCATACGAAACACCTAGTCCTAAGGTATCACAAACTCTTATTTTTATCGGAATTCCAGATTCCTTAGAAAGTTTCATAAGTTTATTAACAAACGGCACTACAAATCCATAGAAATCAGCTCTTGTTATATCCTCCAGATGACATCTTGGACGTATTCCATTGCTTAAAGCTTCTTCAACTATTTCTAAATACATATCCATAGCCTGTTGTCTTGTTTTACCTAGTTTTTTAAATATATGGTAATCTGAACAAGACATAAGCATTCCTGTCTCTTTTATTCCCATATCTTTTACCAATTTAAAGTCCTGTTTATTAGCTCTTATCCACGAAGTAACTTCAGGAAATTTATATCCCCTTTCCATACACACTGAAGCAGCTTCTCTATCCTTTTCAGTATATAGAAAAAATTCTGTCTGCTTTATAATTCCTGAATTATTATCAAGTTCATGAAGATAATCAAAAATTCTAATTATCTGTTCGGCTGAATAAGGTGGCATTGATTGTTGTCCATCTCTAAAGGTAGTATCTGTAATCCATATATTCTTAGGTAAATCCATAGGCACCTGAATTTGATTAAAAGTAACCTTAGGAATTTCTGAATAGGGAAATATATCTTTATAAAGATTAGGAGTCTCCACATCTTGTAAAACATGCTCATACGAAGATTTTTTTATAATATTCATAATACCCTCCAAAATTATATTTATAAATTATTGGCCTGTTCTTTTAAAGACCTATTTTGCAATAATTATGCCATAAAAATGCAAGATTAGCTACTTTGCAGAGCTATACGAAATTTCTTGTAAATTTATATTTATTCATTTTTGGTGAATATTTATTCGTAAATTACGTTGTTTCGTAATAATTAAAGTATAATTATGCTTATATTGTAACATTTTTATTTAATATAAGCAAATAAAAATTTTCATATTTTTGTATGAAAATTTATATTGTTATCATTTTTGCTTTTTAAAATGCTTAAAAGGATTTTTTTTAATTAAGATTGGCACCATTATTTAATGTTAAAATTCAAATGTTCTGTTCACAAAACTGTTTAAAAGAATAATAGTTGTAAATATTATTAATACATACTTGTTACTAGGAGGAATTGTTATTATAGATTTTCATAAAAAATATTTTAGATTTTTAGTAGTATTATTAGTTATAGTTTTTACTATAACTGGATGTAGTTCATATAAAACATTCGCAAATGTTGAAAATGAGAGAATAAAAATAAGTTATATAGATGTCGGTCAAGGCGATAGTGAATTAATTCAAGTTAACAATAAGAATTTACTTATTGATGCCGGTCCTTCTCAAAATACAGATAAGCTAATTTCATTTTTAAAAAGTCAAAAAATACGTAAATTGGATTATGTGATAGCCACTCATCCTCATGAAGACCACATAGGAGGTATGCCTGCTATAATAAAAAAATATCCAATAGATAAGTTTTATGCTCCAAAAGTTATTGCAAATACTCAATTTTTTGAAAACATGGTAACTGCATTAAAAGATAAAGACATGAAGATATATCCGGCTAAATCCGGGATGAGTATAGATCTGGGTAAAAATACGAAATGTAATATAATAGCTCCAAATAATAATAAATATGAAAACTTAAATGATTATTCTATAGTACTAGTAATATCTTATAAAAACTGCAAATTTTTATTTACAGGAGATGCCGAAAATTTAAGTGAAGAAGAGATACTTAATAATAATTATGATATTTCATGTAATGTATTAAAAATCGGACATCACGGAAGTAAAACATCTTCATCTGACGAATTTCTCGATAAAACAAGAGCAAATATAGCAGTTATAAGTTGCGGCAAAGATAATGATTATGGTCATCCAAATAAAACAACTTTAGAAAAGCTAAAGAGGCACAATATTAAAATATATAGAACGGATTTAGAGGGTAATATAATATTGACGAGCAATGGAAATAGTATATTTAAATATTAAATAATATATGCAAAAAATAAAAATGGCTCCGCGAAAAGGATTCGAACCTTCAACCCTTCGGTTAACAGCCGAATGCTCCACCGTTGAGCTATCGCGGAACAATATAAGTTTTATACCTGGCGGTGACCTACTCTCCCGCAGGGCTGCCCCTGAAGTACCATCGGCACAATAAAGCTTAACCTACCTGTTCGGTATGGGAAGGAGTGTTACCTTTATGTAATAACCACCAGATTGCTGATTGCTTCTAAATCTTTGATTTAGATAAATATGCATTGACTAAAACTCTAATAAAATTTATACTAACCGGAGGTTTATAAATAAATCCCGGCTAATTGAGATTGTTCTCTCAAAACTGCACAGTAAAGATAGAAGAAATTGATTAAGAAAAGTAACTGGTCAAGCCCTCGACCTATTAGTATCAGTCAGCTGAACATATCGCTATGCTTACACCTCTGACCTATCAACCTTGTGTTCTTCAAGGGGTCTTACTAGCTTACGCTATGGGAAATCTAATCTTGAGGTGGGCTTCACGCTTAGATGCTTTCAGCGTTTATCCCGTCCCGACATAGCTACCCAGCCGTGCTCCTGGCGGAACAACTGGTACACCAGAGGTCAGTCCATCCCGGTCCTCTCGTACTAAGGACAGCTCCTCTCAAATTTCCTGCGCCCGCAGCGGATAGGGACCGAACTGTCTCACGACGTTCTGAACCCAGCTCGCGTGCCGCTTTAATGGGCGAACGGCCCAACCCTTGGGACCTACTTCAGCCCCAGGATGCGACGAGCCGACATCGAGGTGCCAAACCTCCCCGTCGATGTGGACTCTTGGGGGAGATCAGCCTGTTATCCCCGAGGTAGCTTTTATCCGTTGAGCGATGGCCCTCCCACGAGGTACCACCGGATCACTAAGCCCGACTTTCGTCCCTGCTCCACCTGTATGTGTCGCAGTCAGGCTCCCTTCTGCCTTTGCACTCTGCGAACGATTTCTAACCGTTCTGAGGGAACCTTTGGGCGCCTCCGTTACATTTTAGGAGGCGACCGCCCCAGTCAAACTGCCCGCCTAACAATGTCCCGTGACCAGATAAATGGCCTCCGGTTAGAATTCCAGTACTGTCAGGGTGGTATCCCAAGGGTGACTCCACCAGGGCTGACGCCCGGGTATCTAAGTCTCCCACCTATCCTGTACAGACAATACCGAAACTCAATGTTAAGCTGCAGTAAAGCTCTACGGGGTCTTTCCGTCCAACTGCGGGTAGCAAGCATCTTCACTTGCACTACAATTTCGCCGGATTTGCTGTTGAGACAGTGCTCAAATCATTACGCCATTCGTGCGGGTCGGAACTTACCCGACAAGGAATTTCGCTACCTTAGGACCGTTATAGTTACGGCCGCCGTTTACTGGGGCTTAAGTTCATACCTTCGCCATACGGCTTAGTATTCCCCTTAACCTTCCAGCACCGGGCAGGCGTCAGCCCCTATACATCAGCTTACGCTTTAGCAGAGACCTGTGTTTTTGCTAAACAGTTGCTTGAGCCTATTCTCTGCGGCCATCAATAAAGATGGCACCCCTTATCCCTAAGTTACGGGGTCAATTTGCCTAGTTCCTTAACAGCAATTCTTCCGATGGTCTTAGGATTTTCTCCTCACCTACCTGTGTCGGTTTGCGGTACGGGCACCGGTTTACTCCATAGAGACTTTTCTTGGCAGCGTGGAACCGGATACTTCTCTCTTAAAAAGAGATCCCTGTAACACCTTAACTAATCCCGGTGGATTTACCTTCCGGGCACGTCTAAGTGCTTAGACACACATCCAATAGTGTGCACATCCTATCCTCCTGCGTCATCCCATCTGTCAAACGCAAACTGGCGGTATTGGAATATCAACCAATTGTCCATCACCTACGCCTTTCGGCCTCGGCTTAGGTCCCGACTAACCCTGGGAGGACGAGCCTTCCCCAGGAAACCTCAGGTTTTCGACCAATAAGATTCTCACTTATTTCTCGCTACTTATGCCAGCATACTCACTCCTGTACGGTCCACCGCTCCTTACGGTACGGCTTCAATCCATACAGGAAGCTCCTCTACCACTCTTACGAGTCCATAGCTTCGGTGGTAAGTTTTAGCCCCGGACATTTTCGGCGCAGGATCTCTCGACTAGTGAGCTATTACGCACTCTTTAAATGAGTGGCTGCTTCTAAGCCAACATCCTAGTTGTCTTAGAAATCCCACATCCTTTACCACTTAACTTACACTTTGGGACCTTAGCTGATGATCTGGGCTGTTTCCCTTTTGACCACGGATCTTATCATTCGCAGTCTGACTGCCGGGATACAAGTAAATGGCATTCGGAGTTTGATAAGGTTCAGTAACTTTTTAAAGCCCCTAGCCTATTCAGTGCTCTACCTCCATTACTCAGTCCCGACGCTAGCCCTAAAGCTATTTCGAGGAGAACCAGCTATCTCCGGGTTCGATTGGAATTTCTCCGCTATCCACAGCTCATCCCATGGTTTTTCAACACCAACGCGGTTCGGACCTCCACGGAATTTTACTTCCGCTTCATCCTGTCCATGGATAGGTCACCCGGTTTCGGGTCTACAGCATGCAACTGGTCGCCCTATTCAGACTCGGTTTCCCTCCGGCTCCGTACCATAAGTACTTAACCTTGCTACATACCGTAACTCGCTGGCTCGTTCTACAAAAAGCACGTCGTCGCACTTAAATGTGCTTCGACCGGTTGTGGACACACGGTTTCAGGTTCTATTTCACTCCCCTTCCGGGGTTCTTTTCACCTTTCCCTCACGGTACTGCTTCACTATCGGTCACCAGGTAGTATTTAGCCTTGGGAGGTGGTCCTCCCAGCTTCCCACAAGGTTTCACGTGTCTCGTGGTACTCTGGAATAGATCTAACTAAAATTCTTTTTTACTTACAGGGCTTTTACCTTCTGTGGCGGAGCCTTCCAGCTCTCTTCAATTAAAGAATAAAAGTAATTGTGATCTACCCGCAACCCCAGGAACAAGTTCCTGGTTTGGACTCATTCTCTTTCGCTCGCCGCTACTAAAGAAATCGATATTTCTTTCTCTTCCTCCGGGTACTTAGATGTTTCAGTTCCCCGGGTGTGTCTCTATAAACCTATGAATTCAGTTTACAGTACATGACGTTAGTCATGTGGGTTGCCCCATTCGGAAATCTACGGATCACAGGCTATTTGCGCCTACCCGAAGCTTATCGCAGCTTATCGCGTCCTTCTTCGACTCCTGGTGCCATGGCATTCACCATGCGCCCTTTGTAGCTTGACCTTTTAAGTAAAAATTGCTATAAACTCCGTATCTTTCTGTCAAATGTTTCGCTCAGACACTCACTTACCTAAGTAAGCTCCGCTCTTCGCCCGACATTTTCCGCAAGCTACCCGTTTCTATCAATTTTTACCGGTTAATTAATAATAATATATGTTAATATATATCAAATAATTAAGAATCTTTAATCAATTTTACAAAGTAATAACTTTACTTTAACTTTCTTCTCTGTGCAGTTTTCAAAGAACAAATGGTGGGCTTAAATGGACTCGAACCATCGACCTCACGCTTATCAGGCGTGCGCTCTAACCAGCTGAGCTATAAGCCCATATGGTGGAGATAAAGAGACTCGAACTCTTGACCCTCTGCGTGCAAGGCAGATGCTCTCCCAACTGAGCTATACCCCCATATATTAGAATTGTGAACAATATAAATCAAACAGATAAATATAAACCAGTCTTTAAGATAGAGTTACCTATCTTACGACTCCTTAGAAAGGAGGTGATCCAGCCGCAGGTTCTCCTACGGCTACCTTGTTACGACTTCACCCCAATTATTAACCCCACCTTCGGCCGCTGGTTCCTTACGGTTACCCCACGGACTTCGGGTGTTGCCAACTCTCATGGTGTGACGGGCGGTGTGTACAAGGCCCGGGAACGCATTCACCGCGACATTCTGATTCGCGATTACTAGCAACTCCAGCTTCATGCAGGCGGGTTTCAGCCTGCAATCCGAACTGAGGTGAATTTTAAAGTTTGGCTCACCCTTGCGGGTTTGCATCTCTCTGTATTCACCATTGTAGCACGTGTGTAGCCCTAGACATAAGGGGCATGATGATTTGACGTCATCCCCACCTTCCTCCCGGTTGACCCGGGCAGTCTCACTAGAGTGCTCAACTTAATGGTAGCAACTAATGATAGGGGTTGCGCTCGTTGCAGGACTTAACCTAACATCTCACGACACGAGCTGACGACAACCATGCACCACCTGTCTCCCTGCCCCGGAGGGCTTCCCTAATTACAGGTAATTCAGGGGATGTCAAGTCTAGGTAAGGTTCTTCGCGTTGCTTCGAATTAAACCACATGCTCCGCTGCTTGTGCGGGCCCCCGTCAATTCCTTTGAGTTTTAATCTTGCGATCGTACTTCCCAGGCGGAGTACTTATTGCGTTTACTGCGGCACAGAAGGGGTCGATACCTCCTACACCTAGTACTCATCGTTTACGGCGTGGACTACCAGGGTATCTAATCCTGTTTGCTACCCACGCTTTCGTGCCTCAGCGTCAGTTACAGTCCAGAAAGCCGCCTTCGCCACTGGTGTTCTTCCTAATCTCTACGCATTTCACCGCTACACTAGGAATTCCGCTTTCCTCTCCTGCACTCCAGATATCCAGTTTGAAATGCAGTCCCCGGGTTAAGCCCGGGGTTTTCACATCCCACTTAAATATCCGCCTACGCACCCTTTACGCCCAGTAAATCCGGACAACGCTCGCCACCTACGTATTACCGCGGCTGCTGGCACGTAGTTAGCCGTGGCTTCCTCCTTTGGTACCGTCATTATCGTCCCAAAAGACAGGGCTTTACAATCCGAAAACCTTCATCACCCACGCGGCGTTGCTGCATCAGGCTTCCGCCCATTGTGCAATATTCCCCACTGCTGCCTCCCGTAGGAGTCTGGACCGTCTCTCAGTTCCAATGTGGCCGATCACCCTCTCAGGTCGGCTACGCATCGTCGCCTTGGTGAGCCGTTACCCCACCAACTAACTAATGCGACGCGGGCCCATCTCAAAGTGGATTACTCCTTTGGTTGCTTTACTATGCAGTAAAACAACATTATGCGGTATTAATCTCCCTTTCGGGAGGCTATCCCCCTCTTTGAGGCAGGTTGCCCACGTGTTACTCACCCGTCCGCCGCTAGATCCATCCCCGAAGGGATTTCTCTCGCTCGACTTGCATGTGTTAAGCACGCCGCCAGCGTTCGTCCTGAGCCAGGATCAAACTCTCAATTTAATTTCTTATATAAAACTCTTATTCAGAGTTTTGAGTTCAACTTAAGCTCATTTACTTTACTTTTAAGCTGCCAAAGCAGCTTCCAAAAGAATTGCTGGTTTATTTTTATTCTTCTCTGTTTGATTTTCAATGTTCAATACCATCAACATGGCTTTCTTAGAATATCACATCCAAGAACAGTTGTCAACATAATCACTAATATTTTTTTACAATTCCAAATATGATATGTTTTGACAACAGAAATTATTCTACCATAAATACATTAAACTCAAAAATGATTTAACGCTGTTATATTATTTTATAATCTTCAATTTCGTTATTACTATTTAATTCTAATATTTGCATATAGGGACACACTAGGAAACGTATATCTATACTATTGCTTATAGGAAGAGTTACAAACCCATAGGGTCAAATCTAAGCTTAACCTATGTGCAGGCCAAGATTTCTAAAATTTAGGCACATTAAAAAATTTTGTAGTAAGTCTTAGTGAAGCGTTCTTAAAAGTCTTAGTAGATTTTATATGTTTGAGTTTACGAGTTTATCAATCTTTATTAGATTTTCAAAATACCGGGCTTTAGAATTGCTAAAAGCATTTATAGTACCGGATTTTGTCAGCATCTCCCGGGGGATGGATTAACTTTTCATTTATAAACCCTATAAAGCTGATAAATGCACAGGTTTTAATTTGAAATATAAAAAAAATGAAGCATTTTTTGCCTCATCTTTTTTCTGTATATTCTATTTCAAAATTAAACAGTTAGTACTTTGGTAAATACAAGTCCTAATATCAAAGCTCCAATAATTATTCTGTAAATAGCAAACACTCTCATAGGTTTTCTTTTCAAAAAGCTTATAAAACCATCAACAACAACCAATGCAACTATAAATGCAACTATAAATGCAACTATAAGCGCTACAATTTGTGAGGAAGTCATCACAATTTTTATCTTAATTATTGAGAACAGACTCGCTGCTACCATCGTTGGTATAGCTAAGAAAAATGAAAATTCAGCAGCAGCAGAATTATTAAGTCCGCTTACCCATCCTCCCATTATTGTGGATGCAGATCGAGACATACCGGGCCACAATGACAGACACTGAAAGCATCCTATCTTAAAAGCCTGTATAATATTCACATCATCTATATCTCTTATTTTATTTCCTCTTCTATATCTGTTTTCCATGAATATCATCAGAAACCCACCAACAATCAATGCTAAGGATACTGTAACAGCATTAAATAATTTTGCTTTTATAATATCATTAAACAGAAGTCCAACTATCGCAGCAGGTATAAAGGCCACTAGCATATTTAGCCAAAGCTTAAATCCCCATTTTCCGGGTTTAAGATTTTCAAGTGATCCTCTTATCTTATTCCAGTATAAAACAACAATTGCAAGTATTGCTCCAAGCTGAATTACCACATCGAACATATCCATGTACGCTTTAGGATACATAGGAGCTTTAAATTTTATTAAATTCTCTACAATAATCATATGCCCCGTTGATGAAATTGGTAAAAACTCTGTTATACCTTCAACTATACCTATTATTACAGCTTTAAATATAAGTATAAAATCCATTCCTCACACTCACTCTCTAATACATTTTATTTATCAATAACTTTCTATATTATACTATCTTTATTTGTATTTATACAAGCATACACAAGAGAATGAGTTAATTTAGTATTAATAATTAAAAATTCATAGCTTCTTCATATTGCAAGCTCTCTATTGAGGGACCTGCTTTTGCAATTGAATTTGGAACACCTTTAAATTTCTTAAAGTTTTCCTCAAACTTATTGGCTAGAACCCTGGCTTTATCCATATATTTCTCTTTATCATCCCAAGTATTAATAGGATCCAATATATCTGATGGAACCCCTGGACATTTTTCCGGAATCATCACTTTAAATATTGGGTGTTCTACAAATTTATACTTTTCAATCTCTCCACTTATTGCACAATTCACCATAGCTCTTGTATATTTTAAGTTTATTCTATTTCCATTTTTAAAACCGCCATATAACCATCCTGTATTAATAAGATATACTCTTGTTTTATACTTATCTATATTCTCTCCTAAAAGTTTTGCATATATATATGGATTAAGTATCATAAACGGTTCACCAAAGCATGACGAAAAAGTCGCCTTAGGTTCTTTAATTCCTCTTTCAGTTCCTGCGACCTTGCTTGTATATCCTGACATAAAATGATACATGGCTGCTTCTTTAGTTAGTCTTGATATAGGTGGTATTACTCCGAAAGCATCTGCAGTCAAAAATATTATAGTCTTAGGGTTATTACCTACACCGTTCTCTTTAAGATTTTCTATATATTCCAAAGGATAAGCTGCCCTTGTGTTTTCAGTATATCGACTGTCATTATAATCGGGTTCTCTATTAGAATTAAGTACTACATTTTCAAGAACAGTCCCAAATTTTATAGCATTATATATTTCCTTTTCTTTGTTCTTGTCCAGTCTTATAGTTTTTGCATAACATCCACCTTCAAAATTAAATACTCCTTTATCACTCCATCCATGTTCATCATCACCTATTAATTTTTTAGTTGAATCTGTAGATAAAGTAGTTTTACCTGTACCTGATAATCCAAAAAATATAGTTGTATTTTGAGATTGATCAACATTAGCAGAACAATGCATTGGCATTACATGTTTTTTAGGCAACAAGAAATTCATAACTGAAAATACAGATTTCTTTATTTCTCCAGAATAGCTTGTTCCTCCTATGAGTATTATTCTTTTATCAAAATTTATTATTACGAATGCTTCTGAATTTATACCATCATCTTTGCCATTAGCTTTAAAACCAGGCGCAGATATTATATTAAACTCATTTTCTGAACAATCCATATCAGTATCAGAGGACTTCCTAAACAAATTATTTGAGAATAAAGCCTGAGAAGCATATTCACACACGACCTTTATAGGAAGTGAATATTCCCTTATTGCACCTACATGTCCGTTAAATACAAATAAATCCTTATCATTTAAATACTGAGTTACCCTTTTATATAAATCATCAAATATTTCCTCGCTAATTGGTAAGTTTACATCTCCCCAGTTGATATCATTAGCAACACTTTTTTGTTTAACTATAAATCTATCTTTAGGTGATCTTCCAGTATATTTTCCGGTATTTAATACCAGGGCACCATTATTAGCTAGTTTTCCTTCACCGTTTTTTATTGCAAATTCAATAAGTTCACTTTCAGTTAAATTATTGTACAAATTTTTATATCCAGTTATATTTAAATATTTTAGATCCATACGCATATATTATTCCTCCTTGATTATTATTAACTATAATTTTATACTATATGCTGTATTTTAAAATAATATATCACAAATATTATTTTAACTTATTAATGCTATACTATTTATTATAAATAATACACTATTTATTCGTTTTTGCATAGCCTTATTTTAATTAAATATCACTTTTATTTATTTAAGGTAAAAATATTGCCACTTTTATCTATAATACATAACAAATAT is from Clostridium fermenticellae and encodes:
- a CDS encoding aconitate hydratase — its product is MGLNIAQKIIKKHLVKGKMVKGSEIAIRIDRTLTQDSTGTMAYLQFEALGIDKVKTKKSVAYVDHNILQSGPENADDHLYIQTVAKKHGIYFSRPGNGICHQVNLERFGIPGDTLLGSDSHTPTGGGIGMLAIGAGGLDVAVAMGGGEYYINMPEIVKVNLKGGLVPWVAAKDIILEILRRLTVKGGVGKIFEYTGDGLKTLTVPQRATIANMGAELGATTSIFPSDEVTHAFLKAQGREKDFVEIKADCDATYDEEIEIDLSELEPLAACPHSPDNVVPVSELKNIKVNQVCIGSCTNSSYVDMMKVSKILEGKTVAENVSLVISPGSRQVLNMMAQNGALSSMVAAGARVLECACGPCIGMGQSPSTDAVSLRTFNRNFEGRSGTVSAQVYIVSPEVAAASALTGHITDPRELGCDAQIKVPEEFLLNDNMIVAPSDDPDKVKVVRGPNIKSFPKAKPLSEIVVGKVLTKVLDNITTDHIMPSNAKLLPYRSNIPYLSEYCLTPCDKDFPKKAKENNGGFIVAGSNYGQGSSREHAALAPLYLGIKAVFAKSFARIHKANLINNGIIPLVFKDLKDYDKIDEMDELVIENALDQVNNSGVIVKNKTKNEEYSMLLEITDRQKNMIKLGGLLNLVKSNK
- a CDS encoding ComEC/Rec2 family competence protein — translated: MDFHKKYFRFLVVLLVIVFTITGCSSYKTFANVENERIKISYIDVGQGDSELIQVNNKNLLIDAGPSQNTDKLISFLKSQKIRKLDYVIATHPHEDHIGGMPAIIKKYPIDKFYAPKVIANTQFFENMVTALKDKDMKIYPAKSGMSIDLGKNTKCNIIAPNNNKYENLNDYSIVLVISYKNCKFLFTGDAENLSEEEILNNNYDISCNVLKIGHHGSKTSSSDEFLDKTRANIAVISCGKDNDYGHPNKTTLEKLKRHNIKIYRTDLEGNIILTSNGNSIFKY
- a CDS encoding undecaprenyl-diphosphate phosphatase, yielding MDFILIFKAVIIGIVEGITEFLPISSTGHMIIVENLIKFKAPMYPKAYMDMFDVVIQLGAILAIVVLYWNKIRGSLENLKPGKWGFKLWLNMLVAFIPAAIVGLLFNDIIKAKLFNAVTVSLALIVGGFLMIFMENRYRRGNKIRDIDDVNIIQAFKIGCFQCLSLWPGMSRSASTIMGGWVSGLNNSAAAEFSFFLAIPTMVAASLFSIIKIKIVMTSSQIVALIVAFIVAFIVALVVVDGFISFLKRKPMRVFAIYRIIIGALILGLVFTKVLTV
- the pckA gene encoding phosphoenolpyruvate carboxykinase (ATP), with protein sequence MRMDLKYLNITGYKNLYNNLTESELIEFAIKNGEGKLANNGALVLNTGKYTGRSPKDRFIVKQKSVANDINWGDVNLPISEEIFDDLYKRVTQYLNDKDLFVFNGHVGAIREYSLPIKVVCEYASQALFSNNLFRKSSDTDMDCSENEFNIISAPGFKANGKDDGINSEAFVIINFDKRIILIGGTSYSGEIKKSVFSVMNFLLPKKHVMPMHCSANVDQSQNTTIFFGLSGTGKTTLSTDSTKKLIGDDEHGWSDKGVFNFEGGCYAKTIRLDKNKEKEIYNAIKFGTVLENVVLNSNREPDYNDSRYTENTRAAYPLEYIENLKENGVGNNPKTIIFLTADAFGVIPPISRLTKEAAMYHFMSGYTSKVAGTERGIKEPKATFSSCFGEPFMILNPYIYAKLLGENIDKYKTRVYLINTGWLYGGFKNGNRINLKYTRAMVNCAISGEIEKYKFVEHPIFKVMIPEKCPGVPSDILDPINTWDDKEKYMDKARVLANKFEENFKKFKGVPNSIAKAGPSIESLQYEEAMNF
- a CDS encoding 2-isopropylmalate synthase; translation: MMNIIKKSSYEHVLQDVETPNLYKDIFPYSEIPKVTFNQIQVPMDLPKNIWITDTTFRDGQQSMPPYSAEQIIRIFDYLHELDNNSGIIKQTEFFLYTEKDREAASVCMERGYKFPEVTSWIRANKQDFKLVKDMGIKETGMLMSCSDYHIFKKLGKTRQQAMDMYLEIVEEALSNGIRPRCHLEDITRADFYGFVVPFVNKLMKLSKESGIPIKIRVCDTLGLGVSYAGASLPRSVQGLIHGLKVNCGVPSEMIEWHGHNDFNAVVTNSTTAWLYGASAINTSLLGIGERTGNCPLESMIFEYGQLKGITKNMNLHVITEIAQYFKNEIKYDIPPRTPFVGRQFNVTRAGIHADGILKDEEIYNIFDTDKILGRPVVVAVNQYSGLAGIAAWIDTYYRLKGEEKIDKKDPRIEVIKEWVDQQYVDGRTTIIGNNELELLVEKLMPEIIEKNNTRAS